The region ATGTCTTACAATCTACAAATGCATGATACTTTGAACATCAAACTGCTCTTCTGGTATAGAGCAACAGCAGTCGAATCTAATTTCGTCAACAGGCACCTAAAGTTGCAATTGAAAGGACGGTAGTAAGCTCAAACAGGCGACCTTTAAAGCTGACCTCTAACACTAAACATATATCTCAAGTTGCAAGTTTTGACCAGAATTATTTTGTGGAAAATTGAAAGTTATGCAGCGGTTAATTTCAGCTTAAGCAAAAATTAAATAAAAATCTAAAAGCCCCTTCCTAAAATACATTAAGGCTTTTGAAGTCCTGATTTGACCGCTATCAAACAAAATTGCTTACCCATTGCCAGCAACCTGTTTACGAACAATTAAGTCATGATTTTACTTGAACAAAGCCATTGATAGGCTGAGTAGCCTTGCCAACATTCTGATTAATTTTTTTGGATTTATACTACTGGTGATTCAACTGATTGAGTTTTTTCAGTTTTTGTTACAGCTTCAATCAAGCAGCTTTTGGTAGAAGAAACAAACTGTTTATAACTATTCCGTCTAGGTAGTAGCTCGTTATCTCTTGTGCTCATGGCAAAAACAAAAGAAATTGTTGCAACAGTAGACTTAAGTAGCCCCCGCTATTATTTCAATCGCGAACTGAGTTGGTTAGAATTTAATCGTCGGGTTTTACAAGAAGCGAACGACCCTCGAACTCCCCTTCTAGAACGAGTCAAGTTTGCGGCTATTTTTGCTTCTAACCTGGATGAGTTTTTTATGGTGCGAGTTGCCAGTCTGCAACGTCAAGTTGAAGCCCAGGTTACGACTCTATCTCCTGACGGACGGACACCTCAGCAGCAATTAGACGAGATCAGCCAGCGGTTGCATCCAATGGTTGCTCAATTGCAGGAGCTATTTGAGAATGAATTGCGCCCTCAGTTGGCGGCTGAGGGAGTCTATGTGCTGAAGTACGACGAACTGGATAGCGCCCAGCGTCGCTATCTGAAACACTACTTTGAGGAACGGGTATTTCCTATACTGACTCCTTTGGCGGTTGATCCATCCCATCCGTTCCCCCTCATGTCGAATCTGAGTTTGAATCTTGCCATCGTGCTGGAAGACCCAGACACTGGAGAGACTCGATTTGCCAGGGTGAAGGTGCCTGATAGTTTGCCCCGGTTTGTAGTGTTGCCTGCAGATGTTCATCCCAAAACTGATCGCTCAGTAGTGTGGGCAGGTGTTTCTTTAGAGCAGATTGTGGCAGATAATCTGGAGCGGTTATTCCCCGGAATGATTGTTCGTGAACATCACCTCTTTCGAATTACCCGCGATGCCGACCTGGCAGTGCAGGAAGAAAATGCCGAGGATTTGGCAGAAGCGATCGCTCAAGAATTAAACAGACGCCGCTTTGGGGGATCTGTAGTACGATTTCAGTTTGCTCCTACCATGTCGGATTTTGTCAAACAAACTTTGATTCGAGGCATGAATGTCGATCCCAACGACCTGTATATGACTCAGGGATGGTTGGGAATGCGCGATTTGATGTCCTTCATGGCACTGCCGCTTCCTCATCTCAAAGATCAGCCATGGACTCCGGTAATTCCAAAGCGATTACGTCATTTAACAGAGGAATTTTCTATTGACGAAGATGCAGGCGGGGATATTTTTCATGTCATTCGTCAGGGAGATTTGTTGGTTCATCACCCTTATGAATCCTTCACCGCCTCCGTTGAGCTTTTCATTACCCAGGCTGCCCATGATCCAGATGTGCAGGCAATAAAAATGACGCTTTACCGCACTTCAAGTGATTCACCCATCATCAAGGCATTGATTGCGGCGGCCCAAAATGGCAAACAGGTGGTTGCTTTGGTAGAAATTAAGGCTCGCTTTGATGAAGCCAGTAACCTCAACTGGGCAAAGGCTCTGGAAGATGCTGGAGTGCACGTTGTCTATGGAGTGATGGGCTTGAAGACGCACACGAAAGTGGTGCTGGTGGTACGACAAGAGGGTGGAGAGATTCATCGCTACGTGCACATTGGCACGGGCAACTACAATTCCAAGACGGCTAAACTTTACACTGATATTGGACTGCTCAGTTGCCGAGAAGAATTGGGGGCAGACCTAACAGATTTGTTTAATTACCTGACAGGCTTCTCCAAGCAAAAGTCTTTCCACAAGTTGTTGGTTGCACCTGTTACTCTACGCGATCGCATGGTTGAGATGATCCGTCGCGAAATCGATCATTGCAACAACAGAAAATCGGGGCGCATTATTGCCAAGATGAATGCCTTAATTGATCCCGACATTATCAAAACCTTGTACGAAGCATCTCAAGCAGGGGTGCAGATTGATTTGATTGTTCGTGGCATGTGTTGCCTGTTACCTGGCATCCCAGATGTCAGCGAAAACATTCGCGTGATCAGTATTGTTGGACGCTACCTAGAACACTCCCGCATCTTTTGGTTTGCTAACAATGGGCAGGAAGAAGTCTACATCGGCAGTGCTGATTGGATGCAGCGCAATCTTGATTGCCGGGTAGAGGCAGTTACCCCAGTTGAGGATTCCCACTGCGCCAAAGAATTAAAAGACATTCTCCAGATTTGTCTAGAAGATAATCGACAGGCATGGGAACTTCAATCTGATGGTTCGTATATTCAGCGTCGTCCTGCTCAGGATGAGCCTGAAAGTAGTGCTCAGGTAAATTTAATGGAACGCTATCTACACACGTAGCGATCGCCCTTAGATTAGCATCATCCTGATTCAAGCAGAACGCTGATCCAGCTTTACTGAAGGCATGTCTCTATTTTCCAAGCAACTTCACTAGCCCGATTCCACCAAAATACAGCAGCAACATTGCGCCGCCTAATAGGCTCTGTGTCAACGGATCGGTAGAAGGCGTAAGCACAGCCCCCACAATCGCCGATCCCAGCAGCACAAGCTTCCAACCAGAGAACATTTGCTGGGATGACACAATCCCCAATAAACCCAGTAAAGCTTGAACAATCGGCACCTGGAACGCTAATCCGGTGCTCAACATAAGCAACAGGACAAAATCAAAATATTTTTCAATTGACCAGGATTGCTCCACCACATCCGCTCCATAGCTGATGAAAAAATTAAGCGCTGCTGGAACCAGAGCAACATAGGAAAAAACCAACCCACCTAAAAATAAAATGCTAGACCCAAACACGATCGGTCCCAACAAACGCCGCTCGCGACGAGTCAAGCCTGGAAGCACAAACGCTACTATCTGGTAAAGAATGACAGGTGCCGCAACCAGGATGCCACTGTATCCCGCCACTTTAATAGAAACAAAGAAGAATTCGCCAGGAGCAAGCTGAAGAAACTTCACTCCCTGAGCAGGAATTTCCAATAGGCGAACAATGTGTTTGACGACAGCAAACGACGCGATCGCGCCCACCACCACCGCAATCAGGGAGTAAAAAATCCGCTGTCGCAACTCTTCCAGATGATCAAACAACGACATCTCCACCTCATCCGGTAGTTCATCGTCGTAACTTGGGACATCAGTATCAGTGGAAACCGTGCTCAGGTTATCAATTGATGAGCCGTTTTCCTGAATTGTGGCATCCTGAGTAAATGCCGTTTTCAGTTCTGAAGGAGCCGTCATGGTTTAGAGATGTCATATGCTGTTCCATCCATTGTATCCAGGTGCGCCATCAATCTTGACGGAGAGACGCTAGGTTAGAGATGCTAAAGCCTGTGACAACTCTGGGAAGGGAAAAATATGGATAAGATTAAGGCTCAAGCAGATAAACTGTGGCGACTGATCGCGAATCCAGCGACAGGCGAGACCTTTCAAAAAACGATTACACTCACCTGGTCACTCCTCAAGGAAACAGGGCTATTGCTCTGGTTAGTGCTATGTTTAGGGTTGGTACTGGGAGATTGGTTTTGGAAGTATTCCTATCAAGCCGGACAACGTGCTCGCATTTGGGTTAATGACTTGCAAACCCAAAAACCTTCGGAGGCGGCGGTTGAAGTTCCTGATGCTAGTCCAAACACAAGTAAGATGCTAAGCACGACAGGCAAATCTCTCCTGGCAGCAGGGCAGGCAAGCATTAAAGCGGTGCTGAATACGGCGAAAGGGCAACTAGGGATTGAAATTCCTCCCGAACCTGAACACCCTAAAAGCATCAATCATTCAATATCAGCAGCACGTTCGGTCGTAGATGCATCAATCGCAGAAACCGCGATCGCAGAAGCTCCAATTTTAGAAAGACCGATTGCAGAACCCCCCGTGATGGAATCTTCAACGTCAACTGAAACAGCGGCCGAGCCTTCTGCCCCGAGCACTGAAGGATTACGCAACGAACCCAAAGCATCCTCAGCTGAGGCAACTAGCAATGAAGGCTGATGCAGATCTTGAGTTGAGTCAGCGTGCGTATTCTGTCTTACCTGCAAGTTTGGACGGAATACGATAGACTAGCAATTCTCAGTATTATGACGTTTATGAGGTGAACTGGAATGGGAGGACGCCCAACTGCGGCTGACACAGAAGACATGAAACAAAGCAAATTAGCTTCTACCAAGGCAAAAAGTCAGTCTCAAGCGGTTGATACTGAGGAACAGCAACGTTCCTTACAGATAAAACAGGATTCGTCCAAAGCAACAGCAAATGAATCGGTTGTTTCTCCCAAATCCTGGACCATCGAAGACAGCGAAGAACTCTACCGCATCACGGGTTGGGGGGAGCCGTATTTTTCCATCAACGCCGCTGGACACGTGACCGTCTCTCCCCAAGGCGATCGCGGTGGTTCCCTGGATCTGTTTGAACTCGTCAATGCCTTGAAACAGCGGAACCTCAACTTGCCCTTACTGATCCGCTTCTCCGATATTTTGGAAGACCGGATTGAACGATTGAATGCAGCCTTTGCCAAAGGCATCGCCCGCTACAACTACGACGGTGTGTATAAAGGTGTATTTCCCGTCAAATGCAATCAGCAGCGGCATTTAGTAGAATCTCTGGTGAAATTTGGCAAACCCTATCAGTTTGGGCTAGAAGCAGGGTCCAAACCAGAATTGATGATTGCCCTGGCAACCCTAAAAACACCAGGAGCATTGCTAATTTGCAATGGCTACAAAGACCAGGAATATATCGAAATGGCGATCCTGGCGCAGCAGTTGGGCAAAATTGCCATCATCGTGCTGGAACAGATTGAAGAAGTGCCCATGGTGATTGAAGCCAGCCGCAAATTAGACATTCCACCGATTGTGGGAGTACGGGCAAAACTCAGCAGCAAAGGGATTGGACGCTGGGGAACTTCCGCAGGTGATCGCGCCAAATTTGGACTCACTATTCCCGAAATTCTGCAAACTGTGGAAATGCTGCGAGAAGCTGAGCTACTGGACTCATTGCAACTGCTGCATTACCACATCGGCTCCCAAATCTCAGCTATCTCAGTGGTGAAAGATGCCATTCGAGAAGCCAGCCAGATCTATGTGGAACTGGCAAAATTGGGGGCAAATATGCGCTATCTGGACGTGGGTGGCGGCTTAGGTGTAGATTACGACGGTTCCAAAACCAATTTCTACGCCTCTAAAAACTACAACATCCAAAACTACGCAAACGACATTGTAGCGGAAGTGAAAGAAGCCTGCGTCGAGCGAAAAATTCCCGTTCCTACCCTGATTAGTGAGAGCGGACGGGCGATCGCTTCCCACCAATCCGTTCTTGTTTTTAACGTATTGGGCACTAGCGACGTTCCTACCGGAGCACCCGAACCCTTGCGCGATGATGAACACCTGATCATTCGCAACCTTTGGGAAACCTACGATTCAATTAACGTGGACAATTATCAGGAGATGTTCCACGATGCGTCCCAGTTCAAGGAAGAAGCCGTTAGCCTGTTTAACTTTGGCTATGTCAGTTTGCCCGAACGTGCCCGAGCAGAACGATTGTACTGGGCATGCTGCGAAAAAATCCTAACCATCGCCCGCCAGCAAGAATATGTTCCCGATGACCTGGAAGATCTGGAAAAGATCATGGCGTCGATTTACTACATCAACCTGTCAGTGTTCCAATCAGCACCGGATAGCTGGGCTATCGATCAGCTTTTTCCCATCATGCCGATCCATCGTCTGGATGAAGAACCCACCAAACGCGCTACCCTTGCTGACCTTACCTGTGATAGTGATGGCAAAATCGACCAATTTATTGACTTGCGCGATGTGAAACACGTTTTGGAATTACACGACCTCAAGCCCGGTCAGCCTTACTACCTGGGAATGTTTCTGGGGGGCGCTTATCAGGAAATTATGGGTAATCTGCATAATCTGTTTGGCGACACGAACGCCATTCACATTACCCTCACACCAAAGGGCTACCACATTGACCACGTAGTCAAGGGCGACACGATGACTGAAGTGTTGGGCTATGTGCAATACGATGCTGAAGATCTGGTTGAGAGCATTCGCCAGCAAACTGAACATGCTCTGCAAGAGAAGCGGATCACAATTGAAGAATCCCAATTACTGTTGCAAAACTATGAACGGAGCTTGAGCCGTTATACGTATTTGTCAGTCTAGAAAATTCGCAAAGCTCATCTTCTCAGGTGAGGAAACAGTCATGCGACCGGGTGAATTTAGCGAAAATTTGGCTAAATCTAATACCTAACTTAGAGGGTATTTGAAACGGGTGGAGATGGTTAGAACCATCACGACAAGCCCCAAAAAACGGCCCCATTTATCCGTATTCTTATGTTTTTAGTAACGACTTTAGTCGTCCAAATCACTGGAAACCGGGCCTTCAAAACATCCTCTTAGATACAGCACAGGCCATTTTTTACTTAATCTTTCCTTAAAATAAGTTAACCATTGCTGTAAAAAAACAGCATTAGAGAAAACCTCTAATGCTGCTGTGTAGGAATGACTCAGGTGAGGAGTAAAAGTCAGGATTCTAGTAGCTAAGAGCGTTTCCAGTTCCTAGAACCCAATTCTTGGAACTTCTAGGGCGCAAGCGCATTACCGCGAATTAAGCTACCGATAGTTTTTGCCGTAATTTTGAGCTGCACTAATGGATTAGCAGGAACCACCGTTTTGTAGAGATAGCTGTCGAAGGTGAGCTTTTGTACATCAATGTCAGAACACATTTCAACAAAGGCTTCGCGAGTTGCATCCGAGCGGTAAAAGACTCGCTGCAACAAATCCAGCACTAGATAAGTAGCACCATACTGTTTATCCCAGCGTTTGAGATAAACCTTGAGATCTTGTTCAGTCGGGATGCGATCGCCCTTGTTAGAGAATTCCACAATTGTCTCAGCACACATCCGCGCCGACTTTGCTGCGAAGTAAATCCCTTCTCCAGATGATTTGGTAACAGTTCCAGCCGCATCCCCCACCAGCGCTACTCGACCAACAACTCGGCGAGGTCTAGGATGCTCTGGGATGGGATGAGCTTCTACCCGAATGATCTTGCCACCGCGCAGTTTTGCCGCTGCCCGCTCGCGAATACCACGCTGAAGCTCTTTGATGCGAGACTGGTTGGGCTTCATAGTACCCGTTCCAACCGCAACATGATCATATTTGGGAAACACCCAGGCATAAAAGTCAGGAGAAACGTCATCACCGACGTACATTTCAGCCAGGTCTTCGTAATATGCCATCTTGTCATCAGGAATGCGAATCCGCTCCTGGAAAGCGATCGCGTAGTTGTAATCCCCTGCATCAATCGCTTTTGCCACACGAGAGTTTGCCCCATCTGCCCCAATCACCAAATCGACTTGCAGGGTTTTGTTGTCCCCTTCTAAAGTGCCATTTGAATGATCGGCATAGTGCAACACATAAGCCCCTTTATCATCGCTGGGAATTTCCAATGTGTGCATAGTGCCATTGATTACCTTTGCACCCAGCTTTTCTGCTCGCGTCCGCAGAAATCCGTCGAGTACTTCCCGACGACACATGCCAATGTATTCGTCATCTTTCAACGTGCTTCCAATATTCACTTCAATATTGGACGGTGAGATCATCTTCATCTTGCGAACGCGGCGATCGATAATCTCAGGGGGCAAATCAAACTCGCTCACCATGCAGAGCGGGATGGCACCACCGCAGGGCTTCACATTGTCTAACTTGCGCTCAATTAAATAGGTTTCAATCCCAGCTTTTGCTAAAACTTCTGCGGCAGAGGAGCCAGCGGGACCTCCACCTACAACAGCAACCCGTAGTGCCAAAGCGTTTCTCCTAAAGTCTCTAGAAGCTACGAGTATGAATCGTATCACGGACTTTTTGCACAATACGCGCCCACAGAGCCGGAT is a window of Leptolyngbyaceae cyanobacterium JSC-12 DNA encoding:
- a CDS encoding polyphosphate kinase 1 (IMG reference gene:2510094054~PFAM: Polyphosphate kinase~TIGRFAM: polyphosphate kinase 1); this translates as MAKTKEIVATVDLSSPRYYFNRELSWLEFNRRVLQEANDPRTPLLERVKFAAIFASNLDEFFMVRVASLQRQVEAQVTTLSPDGRTPQQQLDEISQRLHPMVAQLQELFENELRPQLAAEGVYVLKYDELDSAQRRYLKHYFEERVFPILTPLAVDPSHPFPLMSNLSLNLAIVLEDPDTGETRFARVKVPDSLPRFVVLPADVHPKTDRSVVWAGVSLEQIVADNLERLFPGMIVREHHLFRITRDADLAVQEENAEDLAEAIAQELNRRRFGGSVVRFQFAPTMSDFVKQTLIRGMNVDPNDLYMTQGWLGMRDLMSFMALPLPHLKDQPWTPVIPKRLRHLTEEFSIDEDAGGDIFHVIRQGDLLVHHPYESFTASVELFITQAAHDPDVQAIKMTLYRTSSDSPIIKALIAAAQNGKQVVALVEIKARFDEASNLNWAKALEDAGVHVVYGVMGLKTHTKVVLVVRQEGGEIHRYVHIGTGNYNSKTAKLYTDIGLLSCREELGADLTDLFNYLTGFSKQKSFHKLLVAPVTLRDRMVEMIRREIDHCNNRKSGRIIAKMNALIDPDIIKTLYEASQAGVQIDLIVRGMCCLLPGIPDVSENIRVISIVGRYLEHSRIFWFANNGQEEVYIGSADWMQRNLDCRVEAVTPVEDSHCAKELKDILQICLEDNRQAWELQSDGSYIQRRPAQDEPESSAQVNLMERYLHT
- a CDS encoding twin arginine targeting protein translocase subunit TatC (IMG reference gene:2510094055~PFAM: Sec-independent protein translocase protein (TatC)~TIGRFAM: Twin arginine targeting (Tat) protein translocase TatC) gives rise to the protein MTAPSELKTAFTQDATIQENGSSIDNLSTVSTDTDVPSYDDELPDEVEMSLFDHLEELRQRIFYSLIAVVVGAIASFAVVKHIVRLLEIPAQGVKFLQLAPGEFFFVSIKVAGYSGILVAAPVILYQIVAFVLPGLTRRERRLLGPIVFGSSILFLGGLVFSYVALVPAALNFFISYGADVVEQSWSIEKYFDFVLLLMLSTGLAFQVPIVQALLGLLGIVSSQQMFSGWKLVLLGSAIVGAVLTPSTDPLTQSLLGGAMLLLYFGGIGLVKLLGK
- a CDS encoding hypothetical protein (IMG reference gene:2510094056), which encodes MDKIKAQADKLWRLIANPATGETFQKTITLTWSLLKETGLLLWLVLCLGLVLGDWFWKYSYQAGQRARIWVNDLQTQKPSEAAVEVPDASPNTSKMLSTTGKSLLAAGQASIKAVLNTAKGQLGIEIPPEPEHPKSINHSISAARSVVDASIAETAIAEAPILERPIAEPPVMESSTSTETAAEPSAPSTEGLRNEPKASSAEATSNEG
- a CDS encoding arginine decarboxylase (IMG reference gene:2510094057~PFAM: Pyridoxal-dependent decarboxylase, C-terminal sheet domain; Pyridoxal-dependent decarboxylase, pyridoxal binding domain~TIGRFAM: arginine decarboxylase, biosynthetic), producing the protein MGGRPTAADTEDMKQSKLASTKAKSQSQAVDTEEQQRSLQIKQDSSKATANESVVSPKSWTIEDSEELYRITGWGEPYFSINAAGHVTVSPQGDRGGSLDLFELVNALKQRNLNLPLLIRFSDILEDRIERLNAAFAKGIARYNYDGVYKGVFPVKCNQQRHLVESLVKFGKPYQFGLEAGSKPELMIALATLKTPGALLICNGYKDQEYIEMAILAQQLGKIAIIVLEQIEEVPMVIEASRKLDIPPIVGVRAKLSSKGIGRWGTSAGDRAKFGLTIPEILQTVEMLREAELLDSLQLLHYHIGSQISAISVVKDAIREASQIYVELAKLGANMRYLDVGGGLGVDYDGSKTNFYASKNYNIQNYANDIVAEVKEACVERKIPVPTLISESGRAIASHQSVLVFNVLGTSDVPTGAPEPLRDDEHLIIRNLWETYDSINVDNYQEMFHDASQFKEEAVSLFNFGYVSLPERARAERLYWACCEKILTIARQQEYVPDDLEDLEKIMASIYYINLSVFQSAPDSWAIDQLFPIMPIHRLDEEPTKRATLADLTCDSDGKIDQFIDLRDVKHVLELHDLKPGQPYYLGMFLGGAYQEIMGNLHNLFGDTNAIHITLTPKGYHIDHVVKGDTMTEVLGYVQYDAEDLVESIRQQTEHALQEKRITIEESQLLLQNYERSLSRYTYLSV
- a CDS encoding geranylgeranyl reductase (IMG reference gene:2510094058~PFAM: Pyridine nucleotide-disulphide oxidoreductase~TIGRFAM: geranylgeranyl reductase; geranylgeranyl reductase family), with amino-acid sequence MALRVAVVGGGPAGSSAAEVLAKAGIETYLIERKLDNVKPCGGAIPLCMVSEFDLPPEIIDRRVRKMKMISPSNIEVNIGSTLKDDEYIGMCRREVLDGFLRTRAEKLGAKVINGTMHTLEIPSDDKGAYVLHYADHSNGTLEGDNKTLQVDLVIGADGANSRVAKAIDAGDYNYAIAFQERIRIPDDKMAYYEDLAEMYVGDDVSPDFYAWVFPKYDHVAVGTGTMKPNQSRIKELQRGIRERAAAKLRGGKIIRVEAHPIPEHPRPRRVVGRVALVGDAAGTVTKSSGEGIYFAAKSARMCAETIVEFSNKGDRIPTEQDLKVYLKRWDKQYGATYLVLDLLQRVFYRSDATREAFVEMCSDIDVQKLTFDSYLYKTVVPANPLVQLKITAKTIGSLIRGNALAP